The Halorubrum salinarum genome segment GGCGTTCACATGGTGGGAGATTGGGAGTACCGCCGAACCGTGATACATAGAGGGCGCAAGTCGGTCACACCGAAACGTGGAAAAATATGTACCCTCCGTACGTGTGTCAGTTAGACAGTTTCTATGTCCGAGATTGTCGTTCGGCCCGTCGGGTACGCTGAAGACGAGCCCGTCATCCGGCGGATCGGGGAGCGGAACCTATACTTGGGCAACAAGCATGCGGCTGATTCTGAGCGGCACAATCAGTCGTTTCAATACGTCCTCTCGGTTTCGACGGACGACCACCCACTGACAACACATCATCATCCACTGGACGATGGGCCAGGTAACGACTGGACGGAGTTCGAAGGGGCGGTCGATACTACACGACGGCTCTATCGGAGGGACGGCTCAGTTCTGGTTCACTGTACTGCGGGCATCTCCCGGAGCAGTACGGTTATTGCGACAGCGCTCGCCGCCGAGGAATCCCGGCCGCTCCGCGATACATTCTCGGCCGTCTTACAGGCACGGCCAAGCGCAACGGCGAATCCTGCGCTCCATGAGTTGGCAGTCGTATATCTGGCAGCTCGGGCGTGACCAAGCTGCTGTATAGAACCTCTATATTCAGCAGTCCGTTCCTCTCGAAATCACGGACATTCGCCTCCCTCGTGTGAAATGGCGAGGCTTCGCTCCAGATTGTGAACGATGCACTTAATGACGAGTTCGCGGAACTGCTTCCACCACAGGCGTGACCGGACGAATGCACCGAACTTCTGTTTGATCGCCACGTTGACTGTCTCGTTCATGTTCCGCCTGTGGTAGAGATCGCTGTCCAGTCGCGCATTCCACGCTTTGTGGAGAGGTGTAAACTCCCGATGCTTGATGAGTGGTCGAATATCGTGGTCATGGGCGAACTGCCGGAGTTTCTGGTCGTCGTATCCCTTGGTCACCGGTCAACACCGCGATGGATTCCGCGTTCCGTTTCACCACCTGTGGCGCAATCTGTGTATCGTGCTTCCGCGTTGTCGTTACGTGAACATCGAGAACGGCGTTGGACGCCGTATCGACCAGTAGCGTCGTCTTCAGCTGCTGGGTGGTGAGGTTCGTTCGTTTCGTGTAGTGAGTTGAGGCATGCGCCCGCTCAAACCCGGACGCATCGATACCAGTGACACCACTGACCGGTAAATCTGTGAGCGAGACGTTCAGTAACACCCGCCAGACGGCCATCTCCAAGCGGT includes the following:
- a CDS encoding protein-tyrosine phosphatase family protein, which encodes MSEIVVRPVGYAEDEPVIRRIGERNLYLGNKHAADSERHNQSFQYVLSVSTDDHPLTTHHHPLDDGPGNDWTEFEGAVDTTRRLYRRDGSVLVHCTAGISRSSTVIATALAAEESRPLRDTFSAVLQARPSATANPALHELAVVYLAARA